The following proteins are encoded in a genomic region of Salvelinus namaycush isolate Seneca chromosome 12, SaNama_1.0, whole genome shotgun sequence:
- the LOC120057308 gene encoding ubiquitin-conjugating enzyme E2 D2 has translation MALKRIHKELNDLARDPPAQCSAGPVGDDMFHWQATIMGPNDSPYQGGVFFLTIHFPTDYPFKPPKVAFTTRIYHPNINSNGSICLDILRSQWSPALTISKVLLSICSLLCDPNPDDPLVPEIARIYKTDREKYNRIAREWTQKYAM, from the exons ATGGCCCTGAAAAGAATTCATAAG GAGTTAAATGATTTGGCTCGTGACCCTCCAGCACAGTGCTCCGCAGGACCAGTGGGAGATGACA TGTTTCACTGGCAGGCTACAATAATGGGACCT AATGACAGTCCGTATCAGGGTGGCGTGTTCTTCTTGACCATTCACTTCCCCACTGACTATCCCTTCAAACCACCAAAG GTTGCATTCACCACAAGAATCTACCACCCAAACATCAACAGCAATGGCAGCATCTGCTTGGACATCCTGAGGTCGCAGTGGTCGCCAGCACTCACCATCtccaaag TCCTCCTGTCCATCTGCTCACTTCTCTGTGACCCAAACCCAGACGACCCACTAGTTCCTGAGATCGCCCGCATCTACAAGACAGACAGGGAAAA ATACAACAGAATAGCCCGGGAATGGACACAGAAATATGCAATGTAG